ACCTCAGCCTTCTAAACACCAGAGCTCTAACAGACTAGATCTTAATTACTTCCAACACAATATTATTCTCATGTGACAGGAGAGAGGTGTTAGCTAACGCAACAATGGCAAAGGCATTGCAatacatatgtataaaatgaacatttCGTACGCcttaaaaacatacacaaaattaCATGTCCGttgtatattaattaaaaaaaaaaccagtggACTTATATTAGTGGAGGTAAGCTTCTGCTTAAGTTAAAAACTCAGTAAAAGTGGGTATTTAAAGTGACATTTTCCAAGCATTTGCTTTGTGGCAGGAACAGCACTAAGCTGCAATTTCTCTATCCTTAAAGATTTCCAGGACTAGAACAAAACATCAGAATAAAACAGCATTTGTTTTAACTATAGAGCTGACCATTTCAGCTCAATAAGAACATGACTTAGAGCAAGAATCACCCTTTGAGATGGAGAAAAATTCACTTATTTACCAACCACTCCCTCTTtctgaagatttttttcctttttatcatctttggaaaaaaaactttatttctgaTAGAAATGAGATCTAAtcatttattatagaaaaattgaaaatactAAAAAGTTACAGTAAAATTTGAAATGATAATAGCCAAGTTTTACCGAGTACTTTGCATATATTACCCCGTTGAATGACATGACAATCCCCTGGAAGTAGGTGATACTGTTTTCAACGTACCGATGAGGAAATCAATGTTGTGTTGGAATCAATGTTTATATTCATCTCTAATATTTCACATTTAAAccacaacaagaacaacaaatattaattaagcagtTACTCTGTGCTGGGTACCATGTTTCCTgtttattaactcattttataATTCACTTCATAATTAATGCTGGGGTGAACATCCAATATGTAATGTTATGTCTTTCCATTTAGTTAATTTGAACAAATTTTTAATCTCTTGGTGAAGCTTTCTCCGTATAGATCTTTCATGTTTATCTCTGGtagtttaaatttttgtttgctATTGCCAATATTTTGATCTATTGAGTTGTCAATACTGAAATTCTAATTTTAGCacgtgttcctttttcttcaaaaCATCTCTTTCAAAGTCATCTTCATCTTTATCATCCCTTGGatatccctttctctttctcagtgtgcgtgtccctctctctgcctgtttctgcctctatttctctctctctctctctctctctctctctctctctcacacacacacacacacacacacacacacacacacacacacacacacacctgtgtagGCGCCCATCAGTGCCTGAACACAGTCCAGCTGTAAGGAATCTCTTTCTATAGATCAATATTGTCTTACTTCCCAAACTCCTAGATAGCAGGCTTCCTCAAAATAGCTTGATGGATTGGGCACTTAGAAAATATTTGGTAGTAACAACTGAGCTTTCAGGTGACTTCGCATTCCTTGTTTAGATGTTGCTTGCTCCTGACTTCTGTGTCGAAGGTAGTGCTGGGAATTCACAGCCTGGGCTTGCACATCCCAAGGTGCATTTTCCTCGTCACcgctgttcattcattcatacttGTCTCTCCCCTTCTTGGGCTTCTGGGCTGTTTTTCTCCATAAATATCTTCAAGGACAACGTAAAAATTGTCCTGTGGCCTGTCACTCAAGCCAAAAAGCCAGAGGAATTGTGCCAGGCTTGCTTGAGAGTACTGTACGAGGCTTCTGATGTTGATGGGGCAGGTCTACTAAAGAAGAGCGCTTTCAGAGCATCACGGCCGTGTTCCTATCTAAAGGCAAGGCGTAGTGGGCTGATGGCAGTGCCCCTGGAGGCTGGCCTGTAAACTCCACGGCAGGACTGTCCCCTTTGATTCTGTCCCCGAGTGCCACCTTCTCGCATGAATAAATGGGAGAGCAGCTTTCTTGCTGGGATTTTGCGAGGAACAAGTGAAATTGTGTGAAGATGCTTTGAGAAGTAAAGGCATATAGGCAAATGCACTACTACTACCAATGGCAATGCCATACTATCAAAATTGTCCAGAACGATGAACAAATGGAGTTATCAGGGGAAGACATTAAGTACAGGAGGTCTCCTTCATTTGGGGGAATAGGTGATAAGATATAAAGGGTAAAGGAAACAAAGACAAATTCCTGGATTTCACCTCTAGGTAAAAGAGAATGAGGGAGGAATAACAGCAAAATATGGCGAGAGGGACCCATTAAAAACACCTATGCtggaagaaaaggggagagagggtCTGCAAGGCAAGAGTGTTAGGATGGAACACCTCACAATATCCCCATGTCGACAAAAGCTCAACTCATTAAAAGTGAGGACCAAGGAGTCATTAAGAACAGAATTTCCCAAAGGACCCTGGGCAGCCTGCTTGCTAAATGCCCCAGGCTTTCCTGTTCCAAGGCACAGGGGTTGACCAAAGGCTTCGAGAAACCCCGAAGGAAAGCAGACAGTTCGCTTTTACTCAACTTGCATTTGACCTCTCAGTTTCATCCCTTTATTTTCTGTCCCCCTCTCGTTAAAACTTGTTAACATCAGGCAGAAACAGTTGTGTGAGAAGCGGTTTGGGAAGGTCTGGCTTCATTCTTGAACTTGCAGAACTGGAGGTTTTCCAATATGTTCAGGCGCATACTCAGAAGGCATCACACTTCTGGGTGAAGGGCTTTTAGTTGAAAATATTCATGCCCTGGACTAGCCAGTTGAGAATAGCACCACTTTCCACACGTGGAGCCACTGGTGTGCTGTGTGAGGACTAGCCAGGAAAATTGCCCTTTTTCTTGGTCAACCTCTCAGTGACCCTGGCATGAGCTTGGGTCTGCTGGGTATTTTCCAAAAAAGGTTATCAGAAATGCGGAACACAGGTCAACCTTGGTCAACCTCTCAGTGACCCTGGCATGAGCTTGGGTCTGCTGGGTATTTTCCAAAAAAGGTTATCAGAAATGCGGAACACAGGTGGGACAGGGGAGATTCTCAGAGAAGTAGGAGCCAGCTTAGGGCTCTGTAGCCAATCAGCAAACATTTGTATTACTTCCTTGAGGGTTCCTCAACTtgccactgttttttttttctttatttctaccCTCATATTTTTAATTCCCAAGAACTGTTTTGCTTctccaatagttttattttttccaacttgTTCTTGTTTTGTGACACACACAGTTTCTTACTTCTCAAAGGCTGTTAATCATCTATGCTTGccattttttcttctacttttcgCATTATTAATTTCCTTACACTTCATGTGTAAACCACAGGTCTCTGAATTCAGAAGAACTTCACAAGTGTATGCTAATCTTTGACAGCCTCTTCATGTTTGAAAATGAGATGTTggaaaacttcttttaaaaagatatttttattgattttagagaggaagggagagggagagacaaaaacatcaatgatgagggagagtcattgatgggctgcctcatgcatgccccctactggggattgagcccgcaacccgagtatgtgccctgactgggaatccaaccatgacctcctggttcataagctgacgctcaaccactgggccacaccagctgggctgcaaaGCTTCTTGAAGATGAGGCTTGTCAATGGGAGGTCATCCTGGGGTGATTGGGTGGGGATGCCATCAGTTCTCTGGAGAACTCCTAAATGTTTGTATCTGTAGGTTTTTTCTTTTGGATGGTAACATCCTTGGAGAGAAAGTCTCCAGTCTCCCTCCTGGAAGCCAGGGTAAGGGTGTCAAATAGGGGCAGGGGTAGAGCTTCCTTGTTCAATACGCAGACTTCCCATTAACCCGCTGGCAGCGCTGAACATTATTGTCTGCTGTGCCTGGTGTCTGCAGGCACTCTGATTAATCTCACCAGAGTGTAGGCCTCCCCTTCTATCAGGGTAGTTGAGGAAGCAAGTGCCCACTGCATGGGGTGGTAGATGATCTCTGATAGTTTCTTGACTTTTTAATCAGTTTCTAAGATTCCTTCTCTATTCAGCCCTACTCTCTATgccagcagttttcaacctgtgggtcgcgacccctttggcggtcgaacgaccctttcacaggagtcgcctaagaccatcctgcatatcagatatttacattacggttcataacagtagcaacattacagttatgaagtagcaacaaaaataattttatggttgggtcacaacatgaggaactgtatttaaaaggccagaaggttgacaaccactgctcTATGCCTACCTTCAAAGGTGATGTCTCCAGCCCtggccgctttggctcagtggatagagcatcagcctgcggactcaagggtcccaggttcgattccggctaagggcatgtaccttggttgcgggcacatcccagtagggggtgtggaagaggtagctgatcaatgtttctctctcatcgatgtttctaactctctatccctctcccttcctctctgtaaaaaatcaataagatatatttaaaaaaaaaaggtgatgtCTCCAGTTAGTACCTCCAATTTCTGAACCTTCCTAGAATCTTGCAGGGCAAATtgtctcccccacaccccccccccccattggctcCTTCTTCTGCAGGATTTAGATTTCAGTGTTATTTACTCTGTAAAGTTAGCCAAGACTCAAGTAGCCATTTTCCATATTCTAACATTTTTTTCCACCTCTCTCATCCCTTTTTCGTTCTCCTAATTTGTCCTTGGGTGTTTGCACCCCTTTAAATTCACATACTATCATTTAAAGTGGTTTCAGAAGGGAGTGGAGAGAAACAGATGTGTTCAATACTCTGTGCTTCACCAAAAGTCTTCCTTGTTTATTGTAGGTGTTTCAGTTTAGCATTCATATTTACCTTTAGGCTGCAAGTTATATATAACGGTGACATGTTTATTGGTGACTGCTTTTGTAAgtctcaataaaaacaaaaactgctaTTGGAAAACGTCCCTAAAATAtactcctctcctcttcctcccccatcatcaccatcattatcgaTACTTACTGAGTTCTAGCGGTGTTCTAGGCAATGAAAACATTTAACTTTTACCCTTTAAGGTCCACAACAGCACCTGAGTAGGTACCATCACAGCCCTCACTTTACAGGGTTGAAAAATCAAGTCTCAGAAAGACTAGTTGCATGAAATCACAAACAGCAAAAAACAGAAAAGCTTTTAAACTTCAATGGTTGGTCTCTAGACAGGTTCTGTAGGTGTGAGGAAGAAGAAATTCTGATGAGAGAAGTCTTATAAATTATCCAATCAAAAGTCCTTGGCTATTTGTATCCACACTTAGGGTAAGCAAGTTGGTTCAACTGTGCAAATGATTATATCaaaagactagtggcccagtgcatgaaattcgtgcactgggggggggggaaggggtcccccagcctggcctgtgcaccctgtcacagtgtgggagccccgtgatccatcgccccaaagaggtaggccccacccacccatcaggGGTTCCTCGATGGAGTGCCctaaagaggtaggccggagccggGCGAGGCCTGCGGATCCCCGGGCCGGGCTGCGGCAGAGGCCTGTGGTCCCCCGGCGCAGGTGCACGGGGAGGCCTCCCTCGCCACGGGCCccgcccctcatccccccagtccccAACgctgcaagtccctgcccacccatgcctgctgcgcatgcagcctgctgattggtcattacGCATGAGGGCATcccagccaatttgcatattaccctattattcgTATAGACATCATCAAGAATGGACCCAACTCTAGTCTCTTGAGTCAGGTAGCAAATTCCAGCTACAAAACCAATGGATGGTGAATTTAAGCTAAATTTTCCAACACTCTGCACCTTGCCTGGGTCCTTTCTTCTTCCAGATCCTGAGGGCAAAGACCTTGCTGATCCTATTTATCCCTTGATAGACGTAAAGCAGTATAGAGCCTGGCccataataggtgctcagtaaacatgtgTTGTATGAACAAACGTTCTTTCTCCAGGGTCAAAAGCCAAATGGAAATTATGAGTCTCTCTTCACTTGGAATAAACAGAGATAACCAGGGATGCATCCAGATAACCTGGGAGTATGATGAATGAGGCCTGACAACCAGCCCAGGCTCCACTTTCCAAGCTGTGTGCCCTGGTACAGGCTATATCTGCATGGAGAAGGGGTGCCACTTTCAAGTTCACACGCGTGGGCTAGCAGTGGCCCAGTCTGGGGGGAAATTCTGGCGACATATGTCCCTGAAATTGATGGCAGGTTAAGTACACTTTCAACAAATAGATGTTTGATACATGGAGAAGCAAAGACTTTCATGTTCCTGCCACTGGCAATGCTCAACCCACCAACATTCCAATGTAACAAGCCATGATGCACATTGTACGTCCTGCCTCACAACCGCCAGGACAGGGCTGGTGGAAAGATCTAACCACCGCTTCTCAGATATATATTTTccaatatagttttttttaaaaatgacgataaattttatttttattttttaaaaaaatatattttattgattttttacagagaggaagggagagggatagagagttagaaacatcgatgagagagaaacatcaatcagctacctcctgcacactccccactgggtatgtgcctgcaaccaaggtacatgcccttgactggaattgaacttgggacccttgagtccataggctgatgctctatccactgagccaaaccagttagggcagtggtcggcaaactcattagtcaacagagccaaatatcaacagtacaacgattgaaatttcttttgagagccaaattgtttaagcttaaactatataggtaggtacattgttattaacttaattagggtactcctaaagcttaggaagagccacactcaaggggccaaagagccgcatgtggctcacgagccacagtttgccgaccacggggttagggCAAtgatgatcatttaaaaaaaaataagtttttattgatttcagagagagaaagggagagggagagagagaaacatcaatgatgagagataattatcaattggctgcttcctgcacgccccttaccagggatcgagcctgcaacctgggcatgtgccctgaccaggaatcagtgacctcctggttcataggtagatgctctaccactgagccacaccagccgggcccagtGTAGTTTTATTATTCCCCAGCACCTACTCCAACTTTGTCATTTTAAAGAAGGCTTTGCAGGCTTGGCTTAATAAAGATACTGTGTTGAGATTGTTGGTTCTTTTTACAGTTCTGAGAACTGGCTATTTTGAGCCTTGTCGATATTTTCCATACGTCTATGTTTCTATCAATTTGCATTATTGTATAGTATTTATTGATATTGGGTGCTATTGATTTTTGGGGTAGGGCAATTCTTCATCGGGAGGACAGTCTCCAGCACTGCAGAACATTAGAACTCCTGGTCATTTATAGCAAATGCCAGGAGGAGTGCCCCAAGTCAGTGGGACACCACAGTTGCTCCCCCAGATTTCCAAATGCCTCCATGGGCAATGGCTTGCCTGCATTGATCACAAATTACAGATGGTCGAGCTTCGAAAAGGGCCGGGATTTAACATCACAAGACACCCTCAGGAAAGTACATACCTGGTGGAGTTGGTCAGCCACCTTCCTCCTGCAcagccttcctcttcctcttggcTCTGTGGACTTTGCAGTCTCTATCGGGAAACTGTCTAGCCCAGATCTGCACTATGTCAGTGGGGAGACACCTCTAGTACCTTAGAGGGAGTGCAATGAGGAGGGTGTAGGAAACTCTTTTTAGAATTTGGGTTTCACTTCCTTGATGTTCTGTTTATTTTCATATGTAACATATGTTTCCAGGCTCCACCATCTGTCCGTCCGTCTGGCAGTTATTGCAGGGGCAGGGGGCTTTATTTCGATTCATCCTTACACAGGTTTGCTCAGCTTAAAAACAGGCACAGCCCCACCttctagatgaggaaaccaaggcttcgAGAAGGCACGAAACTTGCTCAGGGCCAACTTTCTGACTCCAGGGTCTGTGTTCTGGCAGTAGAACGGTCTCTTgctattaaactatttttaaaaggcttggggtggggtgggggtgtgggtgtcAGAAAAAGAGGTTTCTATTCAAAGCATGTACACATCTTGTCCCCCAGGACACAACAAGGGACATCATTAGCATTCAACCTGTCAGCACGGGCTGGAGTGTGGTGTTAGCTCATctcggatgggggtggggcactgGGAAAGACGCAGATTGGCTGCTGATTCATTAATAAACCAGGATAGTGTGTGGGCACCAGCGGCAGCCAGAGAGCCGACTGCTGGACTGCTGTCTGGAGAATTTGGCAGCTGCATTCTCCCCAGCTTTGCTGCAACcatgtcccccgcccccccatgtcctgggagaggaaggaaggaggaaggaaactgGCTGGGCTCTAAGGTGGCTTCAGGGCTCTGGGGTGGGCAAAAGCAGTCATTGTGGCCCATTAAcaccatccattcattcaaacaTGCGTTCTCTCATTCTTACTGAGCATCCACCACCTGCCAGAATCTACTCTAGGTGAAGAAACAGCAACAAACAACTGACAAATATCCCTGCCCTCATGAGGGAGACACAGTAGCATATTAGTAAGGAAAATCATCTAGCAGATGGATGAAGTGCTTTGCGCAAAAAGCAGCAGGAAGGGCGCGGAGAGCTTTGGGGGCTAGATTTTAAAGAGAGATCAAGGCCTCAGGGAGTGACGGGATCTAACAGCACCTTGGTGGACACTGTTTCAAACGTTGTCACAATTACTACCTCAATACAACCCCTAAAAATGGCTCTGATTATTCCATTTCAGAGACAGAGGCAGTGGTTTCCGGGGTCTCACAGCCAGCACGTGGTGGAGCTgaggtttgaacccaggcagcaggAAGTCCAGCAGCTGCGCGCTGGGAGGTGGCTGCGGGGCCGCAGACCGGCTTGGGAAAAGGCAAGTTGCGGGCGCACAGAGGCCTCTGTGGGTACCCTGAATCGAACACGGTCCACCCATGGGCAAATGTGGATGGACTCGAGTCGGGGTGGGGAGTTCCGTTGCCCAGCTGCAGAGGTGGCggccggtgggggagggagcTCACTGCTAGGGTTGCCCCGGGACTGTGCCGGTGGGAACCTCACCCCGCCGCCACCCCCTGGCCAGTTGCTCCAGTCAATAAGGCGAGGAGGACCTCGCGGCGCTCGTCGCCCTCCTTAGGGCTCGCCTGGGAGCTCCGGCCCGGGCCGAGGAGGGCCGCGGAGGCGAGCTCGGGAAGGGAGGACTCAGAGCACCCGCTGTCGGCCCTCGGGAGAGGCGCGCGAGGTGGGAGGCCTACACGCCAAGGGCGCGCGGAGCTGCACGGAGCGCGGAGTCCCCACGACTCCCAGGGGCGCCCGGCAGTCCTTGGGGACAGGGCCCGCGCGAGCGCAAGACAACCGCGACGCCCTAAGAAGAGAGCGCGCTCCCCAAAGGCCCGCGGAGAGAGCGGGCGCGCTGGAGGGACGGGCCCTGGGGTGCGGGGAGCGCCGCGGGAGGGCGCTGGCGAAGGAAGAAGCAAGAACTGTTGCCCCAGGCAGGGCATGCCGAAGCGTGGGGTCCCGGGTCAAGGAGAGGGCGTCGGGAGTCGCTTGCGAACCCTCCGAGTGTGGCCGACGCGGCGCCCTGCGCGCAGCAAAGGGAAAAGGCCTCTCCGCGGGGAGAGCGGGTCCCGCacgcgggagggggtggggtggggggtgcaggagctTGTGGTCGCCGGCCCAGGTGCGCTACTTGAGGGCTTAGCAAGGCGGTTGGGCAGAGCTCGACGAGAGTCCAGGAATGTCGGAGTCTGGGAGAGAAGCCGCCAAACCCGCCGCGGAACTTTCCCCGGTTGGAGAGGGGTGCACCCTGGGTGCGGAAGGAAGTGGAAAGCCGGCCTGGGGGAGGCTTGGTCAGGGCTGAGCTCCACAAGGAGGCCGAGGAGGCGAGTTCCGAGAGCCCCAGGAAGGCGAGGTggtggtgcgggggctggggggggggggggcaaacacCGCCAGGGCGCGCGGGGCCGTGAGGACGGGAGCCCAGGAGAGCGCGCCGGGCACCCAGGAGGCCGCCCCGCCGCCCATGCCCCCCTCCGGGCCGCGCCGGGTTCTGACTCACCATGATGGAGAAGACGAAAGCCACGATGTTGATGGGGTACGCGGGGCAAAAGCACGAGACGATGGTGAGCCACAGGTAGTTCTTGGGCATGGGCACGTCCTCCTCGGGCTTGTCATCCTCGGTGTTGGCCTCGGGACTGCTGTCCAAAGCCGCCTTGAAGTCCGACTTGGGGGCGTATTGAGACATGAGCGGGGCGGCGCGGCGGGCAGAGGAGCACTCGTCGGGCGTAGTCGGGGCTCTGGCCGCCGGCTCCTGGCGAGCCTCTGAAAAGCCAGCGAGCGAGGCTCACGGAAGACGTGACCTCACCTCTTCTGCGTCCTCCGCGGGCACCCGCCTTCCCCGGCGCAGGGACCCGGGCCAAGAGTCTAGGCaccagcgggagggagggagggagcaagcaaggcagtgaggggaggggacagggaggctgcGGGGTGCGGGGGAGCCTGCCAGCCCGAGACCCAGGGAAAGACACTCCTGGACGACACACCCAGAGCCTCTCCGAAGACGCACAGACTCCCCGTGAGAAGTCCGGAATGAAAAGGAGTTTCAGGGGAGCAGAAGCAAAGCCCTTTTAAATTGCAAACTGGCCAGCCCCCGGGTCAGACCATGGGCGAACGGTGCCCTTTTTCAAGCAGCCGAATTTGATTACGTTTAAACAGGACTAGAGGTGACCCAACCGTATCCAGTTGGCCACACAGTTActacttcctcttcccctccattTGTTGTCTGGTCCCGGAGGCATTTACATTGCTTCCCCCGCCCCAAACCCTTCTATTTAGAACTTGAACATTGAGCCCCAGTAATTTTCCCCACAGGTGGGCAGGGAACAGGTGCCTAGCTCAGCCCACCCTTTCCATGATGTCCAGGGGCCTCTGGAGACTGGAGTGAGGACAGCCAGGCAGTGGACACTGCCCTCCACTTTGTCCCAAGTGTGGAAACAAGGATCCTTCTCCATCTTTCCCAGCTACACACCAGCAGGTGGATCTGGCtggtggaaacagcccaggtggaCAGCTgggatggggagaaggggaggggatcCACTTTGGGAACAGGGCGAAGGCAGTTTCATCAGTAGCTAAGCCATTCATGGAAGGGGTTGGGGCCGGAACGGAGACTTTGAAGCCTGACAGAGCTGGGACATTGTTCCATGAGTTGAATGACCTCAGGAAAGTCTCCTCGCCTTGCTGAGCTCCAATTTCTTAATCTGAAAAAAGTGGAATAATGAGAGTCCCTGCCTCCTAGAGACCTGGTGAAGACTACGAGATTGCACATCAAATCAGGTGAATCTCAGCGCTCAATAAACGTCGGCTGTCAttaggacactcccccccacataTAGTCATTATACAGTGCCTCGGGTGCAATATCCAAACTTACAAATATTTCACCAAAAATCCAGATATGCTGAGCTTTTTGAGACTGCGCATAATTTTATTATGCTCAGCCTCAAAAACAGTTGCTCACCTTGAACATGTTAATCACCCCTTGGCTGTGTCAGAAGACGAACTGATTGTCGGGGATGCTTCACTTCTCTCCTGGGACCACATTCACGGTATTTagttctctgcctccctccctggtgTGCAGCTCCCTGAGAGACGGGACAGTCTTGCTCATCTTTGTGTCACCAGGTGGCACATTGCCTGGTACAAAGTATGCGCCTAGCATACTTCGCTGCATGAATACATACAGATGAAACAGTAACTTCTCCACTATGCCCTCCACCCCATTTTGGTTGGCTCATCAGGTGGGAATAAACCAGAGAATTAGCTTAATCTATTGAGTTCTCACCCAAGCCTTTGCATTGgatgttccctctgcctggaatgctgttCCCCCACACGGTCACACGGCTGTTCCTCATTTCTCAGCTTCAgctcaaatgtgtgtgtgtgtgtgtgtgtgtgtgtgtgtgtgtgtgtgagaaagagagagagagaaagagagagagatctttttAGATTTATCTAGCGCAGGTCCCCATAATTATTCTATATTTTCCcagcatgtttgtgtgtgtgtggcatgtaTCACTGCTGAACTTCATTTACTTGTTCACTGACTTTTTTTCTGTGAGTTCTGTCACCTCTTCAGAGATGTATCTCCAGCACTTAGAATTAACCTGGCACAAACCAGATAGGAATGTAGGAAATAGTTCTTGAATGAATGGATCAGAATTACCTGGGAGTATCGAAAAGTGATTTCCAGATCTTGACCAAGACCTACTTGAATTACAATTTCCCAGGGTGGCACTCCAGAAACCTGTAGTTTTAATAACTGAGAATCAGTATTTTTAGAACACTCCTCAGTGGTTCTGATGCAACAGAACCTTTTCTCCAATCCTGAACTGCGTCTAGTTCTTAGGACATAGTTTTGGATCTTTAGTTTGGAGATCCCCCCCGGCACCTCATAGTCAGCACGTCAAAGGTGAGAGTGTCCCCCCCAAACCTGCTTCTCTCAAGGCTTCGTCCTTGGTGAATGGTGCCTGCCCATTTTTCGAACCTTGTCTCCTGTCAATCCTCTCCTCTCACTGTGCTCTAGTTCTGTAGGCCTTTGACTCCTTTCTCAAATACTAGTACACCTAGATCTTTCCCACCCCAAggaattgattgattgattgatttgagagttagttaaatagatagatatagagagggatttgttgttcc
The sequence above is drawn from the Myotis daubentonii chromosome 19, mMyoDau2.1, whole genome shotgun sequence genome and encodes:
- the TMEM233 gene encoding transmembrane protein 233, with product MSQYAPKSDFKAALDSSPEANTEDDKPEEDVPMPKNYLWLTIVSCFCPAYPINIVAFVFSIMSLNSYNNGDVEGSRRLGRNAKWVAIASIIIGLLIIGISCAVHFARKS